Below is a window of Ananas comosus cultivar F153 unplaced genomic scaffold, ASM154086v1, whole genome shotgun sequence DNA.
GGTTCTGTTTATATCAAGAGTTTGGTGATTAtgtaggttaaattttatatttttttcgtaaTCTATACATGATGAGTCCATTGTTGTGTTGTTTCTGATTAATCTTACCATTTTATGTCATGTAGCATCAGCCAAAGTGTCAGAGAAGTTTCATGCAGCTGTTGACGAGGCTCTTATCTTAAAGGCATGCTTTATCATCGGACTCAAAACTGTTATTTTGATATTGGATTAACTCCCTCCAAAGGAAACAAGTTCtctttaatgattttttttgtgGACATTTTCTTTCTTGGTCATTGATCGGAATTGATGTTTGTATACTTCAGAGGAAGTCGGAAGACGTTGCCTCACATTTGAACAGTCGCTGTATATATCTAGTTGGTTAGTCTCCGGAATAGTGAATTACGAGTACATTTTGTTTGTGTAATTTCTCGCATTATCGCGTCAAGTTATCAATGGTTTGTACTCTTTTTGTGTAGGTATGATGGGGTCTGGTAAGACTACAGTGGGGAAGATCCTCTCAGAAGTTTTAGGATACTCCTTTTTTGACAGGTTTGTGGTATATTCAACATGTCATGCTTTTGTTTTCTCTGGATAATTGTTCAACAGTATATGTAATTTTGGGGGATGTCAATTTATTATTCATTGGTTGTGCAGTGACAAGCTGGTAGAGCAAGCTGTGGGTGTTTCTTCTGTTGCCCAAATATTCAAGGATTATAGTGAGGCTTTCTTTAGAGACAACGAGGTACTAGTTTCATCAATTATATTCCCTGTTCAGTAAGGAGTTTAAAAGTGGTTATGTGCCAAACTTATTACTtaatatgtttttcttttctaattcaTAATATTTACACCTCATATGtgcttgattttcttttccttgatcAGAGTAATGTACTTAAGGACTTGTCATCAATGCGTCGCTTGGTTGTTGCAACCGGAGGTGGTGCTGTCATTCGACCTATCAATTGGTAATCCATAGAAGTACAATATTCAGCTATCTTAGCTCCTGAGATACTGTTTTCTTAAATCTAAGGAAGTGAATTGTTGAAATTCCAGGAAATATATGAGACAGGGAGTAACTGTCTGGCTAGATGTTCCTTTAGAAGCTCTAGCGAGGCGGATTGCTGCAGTTGGGACTGCTTCTCGGCCTCTTCTGCATCAGGAACCTGGTGATCCATACACAAAGGTAGATATTTCGGCAAATGATTTTATATTCCTCTCTATCATCTATGATTTGATAATAAATTTGTTCCATCCCATGTTTATCACCTAGTTCAGCAAAATGCTATTAGTATATAAGGTATTATGCTATATCATGCTAATGGTGAACGGACCATCAAATCCTTAGTCGTCTGGTATCTCGATATAAGATATTAACAAAGAAAATCACTTCATCCTCCTTCGGAAACTTTAGCTTGCATGTGGTTAATACTCTTGAGAGGCTAGATTAAAGATATGTCGTCGCATCTTAACTTTCGCTTGGTTATGGTCTTCAGGCTTTGATAAGGCTCAGCACTCTGTCTGAAGAGAGGAAAGATGCCTATGCTAACGCACATGTCAGAATTTGCCTCCGAAGTAAGTGTGCTTTCTCAGTTCTTGTTTGTTCTTGtaagaaaattcttttttcaaCTCACACTCAAACTGCTCCAAAGATATTGTCCTATATGCATATCTTAAGCACTACCCCTTAGTTGTATTAAAACGCGATCACACATTTTAATACGTCTATACATGGATGATTCTTTCCCATATATACCCTGTAAGCCATTGCAAGTTAGGGCCTACGTTTGTCATATTATTTCAGTTCTTGATATCTCAGATTCAATCCGAGTCTCCTCCTGTTCTTAGTTGGCCAATCAAAGAGACCGATAAAATTTCCAGACCCTTTCTTCAGCGATGCTACTAAATGATTCATGTTAAATGGTTGCTTTTCATTTGCAGATATCGCCGCAAAAAAAAGCCATGGTGATGTATCTTTGCTCACACCAACAGATATTGCAATTGAGGTACTATTGATTCCCTACCTTGTTTCTTTTTCCATATTACATTCCCTTGATCTTTTAAGTTCTCTGACTTGAAGCATCACTTTTCCTTGTTATTATGGCAGGTTCTTTCGAAGATCCAGACACTTCTACTTGAGGAGGTGTCAACTGAAAAATTTTTCGTGCCTTCCGATTTGAACCACGGAGACAACCTTGAAGAAATGTATTGTTTGTAAACGAATGCAAGGGTGTATACCATTCGCGGAAATACGCGGCCTATACGCCTTTTTGTTTCTCATTATTGATTCAGATTACAATTAACATTTTCTGCTTTTCTCGTCGTATGGATCGATTGCGAGTTTGGGTAATGAAGAGAAGACGTGGAAAACTCTTTCATGtacgaaagaaaagaaaatcttcaATTAGAGAGTCATTTGTTGAATAGTAAATTAGAAAAGCGATGTCCTCTAGATCATGGTGCAATTAAACTGGTAAGTGAAAACATCAAATTATATTGCTGGATGGATAATTATTTAGCTGAATTGTTGCAGTATCATGCAACATCCTTTGCTAAGTAATGTTGTTGATCTATAAAGAGAGGAAATTCGCAAAAGATGGAGAATTTTGGAGGATGAAAAAGGAAGAGAATAGAATCTAGGGGTTGTGGAAAAGCAATGAGAAATAACTTCTGGTGATAttaaaagatttttaaatttactatctaaGTTTAGCTAAATGTAATAATTCTTATCAACTTGTATCAaaattacttttaaaaacatcACCTATATATGGAGTTGAATAT
It encodes the following:
- the LOC109704954 gene encoding shikimate kinase 3, chloroplastic-like, with the translated sequence MESGTALRLQSSPWIGCENPRRNPLGFLVLPRGCGGDRLNTLNSSRDSRLGKGLDRNRNRHWHVELKISCCSTKSGTSAKVSEKFHAAVDEALILKRKSEDVASHLNSRCIYLVGMMGSGKTTVGKILSEVLGYSFFDSDKLVEQAVGVSSVAQIFKDYSEAFFRDNESNVLKDLSSMRRLVVATGGGAVIRPINWKYMRQGVTVWLDVPLEALARRIAAVGTASRPLLHQEPGDPYTKALIRLSTLSEERKDAYANAHVRICLRNIAAKKSHGDVSLLTPTDIAIEVLSKIQTLLLEEVSTEKFFVPSDLNHGDNLEEMYCL